The genomic DNA CTGCGTTGACTAGCAGGGCGACCTCGGTACGGAAGTCATCAAATCCTATGCTAGCGTAGCGTTCGCTCATAAAGCTTGCAATCCACTTTCTAGCTACGGCTGGGATTCCCTTTGCTCGGAGGCGGGCGTCAAGGCTGATTTTGTTGACTCCGTTGAAGGCCCCTTTCAGATCGAACGCGATGAGTGTCATTACTCCATGTTTATACCAAGCTTGGTCAATCGCGTTGGAAAGGACTAGCAGGGCTTGTTCAGTGGTCCTGCCCGGTCGCCCTCCGAATTGTGTGTCGGGTAGTAAGCCGTGCTTCTCGGCGAGGTACGATAGTCGTCGAGCCATGACTGCCTCAAGAAGTTTACCTAGTGTGTTAAGGAGTGAGATCGGGCGATAGGCCCCAGGGATCGAGTAGTCCGGCTTCCCAGGTTTCCGCAGCACCACGATCTTTGCTCTCCGCCAACGTCTTGGGTGGTGCCCTAGTTTAATTGATGCTGTGAAGATTCTGGTAATGAGCTTTCCTATATACTTCCATAGGTGTTTCCACACAAGCGTCGGTAGACCGTCTTCGCCCGGTGCCGTGGAGCTTTTGGCTGCTTTAAGAGATCGCTGGATTTCCAGTTCCGTGATTAGTGGCCAGGGTAGCTCCAACGGGGCCTGGACTGGTGGGTCTTCGAGGGGTTGGTCCATTTTGGGGAAGAAAGTGTCCAGAAATGCTTGTGCCTTGTCCTCGTTCTCCACCAGTTCGTTTGAATCAACGTGCAAGGCCGGGATGCAACCCCAGGTCTCTCGCGGTTTCATATAGGTAGCCGCTTTCCATAGCGTTCCTTCCCCAGCTCCGTCTAGGaactgtttccagtgtgactTTTTGACTTTTTCAATAGTACGGGTCCAGGCTCGACGCTTTTGCTGCATCTCTTGGAAGAGGGTCCCTGAGCGTGCGTGATCTCGTCCGTATTCCGCACAGCTCTCTTGCCATTTCCGGCGTAAGCGGTTGACCTCGGTCTGTTGGCCTTTAAGGTCTGGCGTGAACCAGCGTTTGGAATAGGGGGTTGGGCGTCGGTTTGGGGTGTGGTTCTCCACGGCAGATATCGTGATTTCTGTGAGACGTTCGACTGTTTCGTCTAGAGCTGGTCTCGTTTTGATCTCTTTCCATGGGCCCATCCGCTGGAGCACTTCGGCTCCGATCTTGTCCCACTCTGCTCGTTCGTACGCTTTCCTCGCCTTGGCGGTGGGCTTGTGGTAGGGTTTAAGGCTCCATTCCGAATATGTTGCTCGGTGGTCCGACCCGTAGTTTTCGTGGTAAAGGTGACATTTGATGAGCAGGCCCGGTCGGTCCGTTACAGTTAGATCGATAGTCGTGCTTTTTCCTGGGTCGTTAAGGGGCCAGAAGGTAGCTGTACCTCGAGGCAGGCAGGTTTGTAAATTGTGCTCTTGGAAGAAGGTGATGAGTTCACATGCGTCTTCGATAAATCTCGGTTGAATATGGTTGCCGCCCCACATTgggtgatggcggttgaaaTCTCCTGATAGGATAACAGTCGTGGACCGCCGGTCGTCCCGTCGGGCGATTGaaattgtgttttggattGCTGTGAGCATGGGTTCTGCTGATCCTTCATCGGGGGCGTATAGCGGGACAGAAGGGAGGTAAACAGAAAACAGGAGAATTTGGGAGTCGGCAGTCCAAATCTTGATGGCAGTAATGTCTGGGTGTTCGCACCGAATCTGCCGgtgcgaggaggttgatagGTTGCGGTTAACATATACGAGGCTACGAAACCGAACTGCGTCCGTGTCGACAGTTGGTCGGTATAGCCGCCATGCACTGTGATTAACGTGTGTTTGATAGCTAGTGATCGACGGTTCCTGGATCAAGAGAATATCcaggttctggctctggtggtCGTTGATGAGCGCTTCCATCCTTGGCCCCGATTTCATGATGTTCAGCTGTAGTACGCGTAGGTTGGTCTCTAACATTGCGAGGGGTTGAAAGTTGCGGGGGTCAGGCACTGATGATCGCCGGTTGGATGCTCACCGCTGCAGTCAAGGCATCGCGGCCGTACGCTGGATGGGCAGTGTTCACAAAGGTGTTGGCCGGCACAGTGGCCGCAGCGTGGTGTCTCCTTGCACGACCATGCCAGGTGTCCGAAACGTTGGCACCAGAAgcatctctttttcttgatttcacgGCGTTCAACGCTGCCGATCTGTCTTTGGCCAACAAGGAGGCCGTTATTGAGGATGTATTCGGCTCCCTCTGCCgagtcaaaccagatgccgAGCGATGCGAATTTCCCTAGCACTTTGTCCTTCCGCTTGAGCCAAGCCAACTCTTCGATTTGAAATCCCTGCTCTGCTAGGTCGTTTTCTTCCATAATCTTCGTGATAGCTTCCGTATTGGCATTTTCCAAATCGAAGTCTTCTGTTGGGGTACGGTGTACGACGACGCCGAACCTTGGCTTTACCAGTTTTGTGTTGTTTCCTAGTTCGTTCAACCATTCAGTGTTGTTTCGAGCAGCCTCTGCTGACGTTTGGTTCTTAAAGCGAATCACATATCCGGTTTTAGTGGTGCCAATCCCGGCGACCTGTGCATCTTGCGTAGCTGGTGCACTCAACAGGGCTGTACGAATGTAGGAGTTTGCAGAGTCGGTGGGGAGGTATCGGCCAAAGGCGTTCCCATCGTTGGCCTGGTTGTCCTCTGGATCTACGAATGACCGCTGGGTGCTGATCCGAACGCACTTCTGGTCCTTGTCAGGGCGTTGGTAGCTCGGCTGAGGGTTCGCATTGCCCGAGCTGGCTGCTACGGCAGCCCACGATCTAGCCGAGGGCGCTGGTGGGGAAGTATCAAGTTGTGCACTCAAggctttgacttcttcatgGAGTTTCTGGTTCTGTTCGTGAAAGACGTTTTGGTCGTGTTTGACCTCCTGTAGCTCGGCTTTGGTAGATTCGATGAGTGCggtttggtggtggatgatgtccTTCAGGTCGTCGATAAGCTTCCACACCTCCCTGGTGGTGATCCGGCCGGTGCCCTCTTCAGAAGCATAGCTCTCGTTGAGTCgtcctctctttcttgtgaCTCGCGTTGGGATATTGGTCACCCTAGGCTGGAAATCCTCGACTGAGAAATTGGTGGTTTCCTGGGTGTTTGTGGGCGTGGCCTCGGGAGGCCCCGCGGGTGGGTCCGCCATCAGTCCGGGGTTGGTTCCCGCTCGGCACACAACGACGTTTTATATTGCAATAGTATCAACCACAACGCAGTTCTCCGATTGCTTTCGCCTCCGGTCCTTTCTATTCTTCGTTTCGGTTCACCGTAGTCCTCAGATGCAGCCCTTAGCGAAATCGCCTTCACCGGCAGACATACGGAGATTGTTTTCGGGCCCCACTGCCAAGGCTTTAGTGGGGATATTTTATTGAGCTGCCGGCTTTAATTGAGGGCTGCTGTAAATTATTTGTTCACACATGATACAGccgttggttggttggttgatatcatttaccctgacccctcgctcgaaagcgatatgcaggctacctcgactatatatatccgcgcGTACGTACATGTAGTGTGTTCCGCTTCCTGAAAACGAACTTAGAGCCTCGTCAAGGCCTGCCGTGGCCTAACTGCCGTTCCCATTGTTAGGCTGCCCTCGTGGCGCGCGACTCCAAAACCGCTGTGACGCCTCGGCGAAGTCCAAAACGGCCTTGACCGTCTTTGCCCTTGAGACGGTGTCTGGTTTACCTTTCTTACCTACGGTCGAGCCTCCCAGTAGACTCGAGACGCTACTGAGCGCGTCCCCTACTTCCCTCCGTAGCTCTCTTCGAATGTCCCTCAGATCTGGACAATCCACCAGCACATGGGTGACAGTTTCTTGTGCGCCGCACACGCACCGGTCGTCGTCGCGGAAGCGAAAGGCTTTCGCGTAGGTAGATAACCAACTGTGGCCTGTGCGTAGCTGTGTTAATAAGTACGCTCGGTTCCTGGGCAGGCTCCCATATAGCCTCCTCGTGTGAGTTGCTGGTAGGGTGCTGTCGATCTTTCGTAGGTGACCACCTTTGTTGGATGACCTCCATTCCTGCTCCCACTGATTAAGGATATTGCCGTGGAGGCGCGCGCTCTCCCTCGAGAGTAGTGGGCGGAAGGGGTGCGTCTTGCCTGGGCGTGCAGCATCCTTGGCCTGTTGATCTGCAGCGTCATTTCCAGGGTTATCGCAGTGCCCTGGCACCCATTGAAGGCGCAACGCGATTCCTTTTGTTTGGAcctctgtggcagcctggaGGATCGCATGGATGATCCGCTGTCCAGATTTGATCGTCGGATTTTGAGTCGCCTGCAAGGCTGATCGGCTGTCGCACAGTATTGTCGCTGTTCTCCGTCTCCTTTCTAAGCTTTCTGAGGGCTGATGGGCAACTTTAAACACTGTGCTGATAGCGTAGAAGATGCCAATAAGCTCCGCTACATGAACCGACCAGCGGTCCATTGGTCCTACTTGAATCTGTTGAGATTCGACAGTCTCCAAGTTGCTGTCGAGTGCCACAACGGCAGCGCCTAGGTGACCCTCGCGTCCAGAGGCATCTGAGTAGACAACAATATCCGATGTGGACCGTGTAGTTTCAGCTCGCTCCACGGCCGTTTCTCGGTCCGATCCAACCTCAATCTCCGCGAAGGGTTCAGCTCGCCACGGTGGCAGTGGACTTGGGTCAATCGTTTCTAGTTCATCCAATCTTTGTAAGTCCATAGTCTTTAGAGCTTCCGCCAGTGGGAACCGAGCGTAGTTTCCAATGTTGTTCCTTCGTCTCTGAGCTCGGAGGAGCGCACCCCAAATAGGGTGAATACGAGGTAGAGTGTGGAGTCTCGCGATGGTATATTGTgctcggcggcggaggcggaggtgtgtTGGAAGGACATGTGCTTCCACTTCTAGAGTGGCGGACGCTACTGTCCTGAACGCCGACAGGATACGAACCAGAGGGGCCCTTTGCACTGTGTTTAGGTGGCGCAGGTGGGTTTTATCACGTAGAGGGTCATGCCAGACCGTTGACGCATAGTCTACCACTGGTGTGACGCACGCTTGGTAAATTTGTCGCATCTGTTCTGGGCGTAGATGTCGCAGTCCGGCCAGAGCAATGGTTACCTTGGTGGCACGTTTGATGGCTTGCTGGACATGCTCTTTCCACCGCAACTCATGGTCGAAGATCACACCCAGTAGCTTCGCCGTGGGTGATGGTTTGACAGTTTTCCCGTTTATGACTACTTGCCCTTGTAGTTgctcgcttcttctcctggtgaTATGGATAAGCTCGGTCTTCTCAGCTGCGAAGCAGGAGCCAGTCTGTTGCGCCCACGCTTCGATGCGAGGGATATCCTCTGACTGGATTTTGGCTAGGTTCTCTTCGGCTGAGCGGCCTACTCGCCAGCGGAAGTAGTCATCAATGAACGCTGATGCGCCACCACGAAAGGTGACTGGTTGGTCGACCAGGTCGGAGTTGAAGAATGTGAACAGAATGGGTGAGAGGGGTGAGCCCTGCGCCAGTCCTGCGTTGACTAGCAGGGCGACCTCGGTACGGAAGTCATCAAATCCTATGCTAGCGTAGCGTTCGCTCATAAAGCTTGCAATCCACTTTCTAGCTACGGCTGGGATTCCCTTTGCTCGGAGGCGGGCGTCAAGGCTGATTTTGTTGACTCCGTTGAAGGCCCCTTTCAGATCGAACGCGATGAGTGTCATTACTCCATGTTTATACCAAGCTTGGTCAATCGCGTTGGAAAGGACTAGCAGGGCTTGTTCAGTGGTCCTGCCCGGTCGCCCTCCGAATTGTGTGTCGGGTAGTAAGCCGTGCTTCTCGGCGAGGTACGATAGTCGTCGAGCCATGACTGCCTCAAGAAGTTTACCTAGTGTGTTAAGGAGTGAGATCGGGCGATAGGCCCCAGGGATCGAGTAGTCCGGCTTCCCAGGTTTCCGCAGCACCACGATCTTTGCTCTCCGCCAACGTCTTGGGTGGTGCCCTAGTTTAATTGATGCTGTGAAGATTCTGGTAATGAGCTTTCCTATATACTTCCATAGGTGTTTCCACACAAGCGTCGGTAGACCGTCTTCGCCCGGTGCCGTGGAGCTTTTGGCTGCTTTAAGAGATCGCTGGATTTCCAGTTCCGTGATTAGTGGCCAGGGTAGCTCCAACGGGGCCTGGACTGGTGGGTCTTCGAGGGGTTGGTCCATTTTGGGGAAGAAAGTGTCCAGAAATGCTTGTGCCTTGTCCTCGTTCTCCACCAGTTCGTTTGAATCAACGTGCAAGGCCGGGATGCAACCCCAGGTCTCTCGCGGTTTCATATAGGTAGCCGCTTTCCATAGCGTTCCTTCCCCAGCTCCGTCTAGGaactgtttccagtgtgactTTTTGACTTTTTCAATAGTACGGGTCCAGGCTCGACGCTTTTGCTGCATCTCTTGGAAGAGGGTCCCTGAGCGTGCGTGATCTCGTCCGTATTCCGCACAGCTCTCTTGCCATTTCCGGCGTAAGCGGTTGACCTCGGTCTGTTGGCCTTTAAGGTCTGGCGTGAACCAGCGTTTGGAATAGGGGGTTGGGCGTCAGTTTGGGGTGTGGTTCTCCACGGCAGATATCGTGATTTCTGTGAGACGTTCGACTGTTTCGTCTAGAGCTGGTCTCGTTTTGATCTCTTTCCATGGGCCCATCCGCTGGAGCACTTCGGCTCCGATCTTGTCCCACTCTGCTCGTTCGTACGCTTTCCTCGCCTTGGCGGTGGGCTTGTGGTAGGGTTTAAGGCTCCATTCCGAATATGTTGCTCGGTGGTCCGACCCGTAGTTTTCGTGGTAAAGGTGACATTTGATGAGCAGGCCCGGTCGGTCCGTTACAGTTAGATCGATAGTCGTGCTTTTTCCTGGGTCGTTAAGGGGCCAGAAGGTAGCTGTACCTCGAGGCAGGCAGGTTTGTAAATTGTGCTCTTGGAAGAAGGTGATGAGTTCACATGCGTCTTCGATAAATCTCGGTTGAATATGGTTGCCGCCCCACATTgggtgatggcggttgaaaTCTCCTGATAGGATAACAGTCGTGGACCGCCGGTCGTCCCGTCGGGCGATTGaaattgtgttttggattGCTGTGAGCATGGGTTCTGCTGATCCTTCATCGGGGGCGTATAGCGGGACAGAAGGGAGGTAAACAGAAAACAGGAGAATTTGGGAGTCGGCAGTCCAAATCTTGATGGCAGTAATGTCTGGGTGTTCGCACCGAATCTGCCGgtgcgaggaggttgatagGTTGCGGTTAACATATACGAGGCTACGAAACCGAACTGCGTCCGTGTCGACAGTTGGTCGGTATAGCCGCCATGCACTGTGATTAACGTGTGTTTGATAGCTAGTGATCGACGGTTCCTGGATCAAGAGAATATCcaggttctggctctggtggtCGTTGATGAGCGCTTCCATCCTTGGCCCCGATTTCATGATGTTCAGCTGTAGTACGCGTAGGTTGGTCTCTAACATTGCGAGGGGTTGAAAGTTGCGGGGGTCAGGCACTGATGATCGCCGGTTGGATGCTCACCGCTGCAGTCAAGGCATCGCGGCCGTACGCCGGATGGGCAGTGTTCACGAAGGTGTTGGCCGGCACAGTGGCCGCAGCGTGGTGTCTCCTTGCACGACCATGCCAGGTGTCCGAAACGTTGGCACCGGAAgcatctctttttcttgatttcacgGCGTTCAACGCTGCCGATCTGTCTTTGGCCAACAAGGAGGCCGTTATTGAGGATGTATTCGGCTCCCTCTGCCgagtcaaaccagatgccgAGCGATGCGAATTTCCCTAGCACTTTGTCCTTCCGCTTGAGCCAAGCCAACTCTTCGATTTGAAATCCCTGCTCTGCTAGGTCGTTTTCTTCCATAATCTTCGTGATAGCTTCCGTATTGGCATTTTCCAAATCGAAGTCTTCTGTTGGGGTACGGTGTACGACGACGCCGAACCTTGGCTTTACCAGTTTTGTGTTGTTTCCTAGTTCGTTCAACCATTCAGTGTTGTTTCGAGCAGCCTCTGCTGACGTTTGGTTCTTAAAGCGAATCACATATCCGGTTTTAGTGGTGCCAATCCCGGCGACCTGTGCATCTTGCGTAGCTGGTGCACTCAACAGGGCTGTACGAATGTAGGAGTTTGCAGAGTCGGTGGGGAGGTATCGGCCAAAGGCGTTCCCATCGTTGGCCTGGTTGTCCTCTGGATCTACGAATGACCGCTGGGTGCTGATCCGAACGCACTTCTGGTCCTTGTCAGGGCGTTGGTAGCTCGGCTGAGGGTTCGCATTGCCCGAGCTGGCTGCTACGGCAGCCCACGATCTAGCCGAGGGCGCCGGTGGGGAAGTATCAAGTTGTGCACTCAAggctttgacttcttcatgGAGTT from Aspergillus chevalieri M1 DNA, chromosome 1, nearly complete sequence includes the following:
- a CDS encoding uncharacterized protein (COG:S;~EggNog:ENOG410QDNA;~InterPro:IPR000477,IPR036397,IPR012337,IPR005135, IPR002156,IPR036691,IPR043502;~PFAM:PF00078,PF14529,PF00075;~go_function: GO:0003676 - nucleic acid binding [Evidence IEA];~go_function: GO:0004523 - RNA-DNA hybrid ribonuclease activity [Evidence IEA]) — encoded protein: MLETNLRVLQLNIMKSGPRMEALINDHQSQNLDILLIQEPSITSYQTHVNHSAWRLYRPTVDTDAVRFRSLVYVNRNLSTSSHRQIRCEHPDITAIKIWTADSQILLFSVYLPSVPLYAPDEGSAEPMLTAIQNTISIARRDDRRSTTVILSGDFNRHHPMWGGNHIQPRFIEDACELITFFQEHNLQTCLPRGTATFWPLNDPGKSTTIDLTVTDRPGLLIKCHLYHENYGSDHRATYSEWSLKPYHKPTAKARKAYERAEWDKIGAEVLQRMGPWKEIKTRPALDETVERLTEITISAVENHTPNRRPTPYSKRWFTPDLKGQQTEVNRLRRKWQESCAEYGRDHARSGTLFQEMQQKRRAWTRTIEKVKKSHWKQFLDGAGEGTLWKAATYMKPRETWGCIPALHVDSNELVENEDKAQAFLDTFFPKMDQPLEDPPVQAPLELPWPLITELEIQRSLKAAKSSTAPGEDGLPTLVWKHLWKYIGKLITRIFTASIKLGHHPRRWRRAKIVVLRKPGKPDYSIPGAYRPISLLNTLGKLLEAVMARRLSYLAEKHGLLPDTQFGGRPGRTTEQALLVLSNAIDQAWYKHGVMTLIAFDLKGAFNGVNKISLDARLRAKGIPAVARKWIASFMSERYASIGFDDFRTEVALLVNAGLAQGSPLSPILFTFFNSDLVDQPVTFRGGASAFIDDYFRWRVGRSAEENLAKIQSEDIPRIEAWAQQTGSCFAAEKTELIHITRRRSEQLQGQVVINGKTVKPSPTAKLLGVIFDHELRWKEHVQQAIKRATKVTIALAGLRHLRPEQMRQIYQACVTPVVDYASTVWHDPLRDKTHLRHLNTVQRAPLVRILSAFRTVASATLEVEAHVLPTHLRLRRRAQYTIARLHTLPRIHPIWGALLRAQRRRNNIGNYARFPLAEALKTMDLQRLDELETIDPSPLPPWRAEPFAEIEVGSDRETAVERAETTRSTSDIVVYSDASGREGHLGAAVVALDSNLETVESQQIQVGPMDRWSVHVAELIGIFYAISTVFKVAHQPSESLERRRRTATILCDSRSALQATQNPTIKSGQRIIHAILQAATEVQTKGIALRLQWVPGHCDNPGNDAADQQAKDAARPGKTHPFRPLLSRESARLHGNILNQWEQEWRSSNKGGHLRKIDSTLPATHTRRLYGSLPRNRAYLLTQLRTGHSWLSTYAKAFRFRDDDRCVCGAQETVTHVLVDCPDLRDIRRELRREVGDALSSVSSLLGGSTVGKKGKPDTVSRAKTVKAVLDFAEASQRFWSRAPRGQPNNGNGS
- a CDS encoding uncharacterized protein (COG:S;~EggNog:ENOG410QDNA;~InterPro:IPR012337,IPR036397,IPR000477,IPR002156, IPR043502;~PFAM:PF00078,PF00075;~go_function: GO:0003676 - nucleic acid binding [Evidence IEA];~go_function: GO:0004523 - RNA-DNA hybrid ribonuclease activity [Evidence IEA]); the encoded protein is MQQKRRAWTRTIEKVKKSHWKQFLDGAGEGTLWKAATYMKPRETWGCIPALHVDSNELVENEDKAQAFLDTFFPKMDQPLEDPPVQAPLELPWPLITELEIQRSLKAAKSSTAPGEDGLPTLVWKHLWKYIGKLITRIFTASIKLGHHPRRWRRAKIVVLRKPGKPDYSIPGAYRPISLLNTLGKLLEAVMARRLSYLAEKHGLLPDTQFGGRPGRTTEQALLVLSNAIDQAWYKHGVMTLIAFDLKGAFNGVNKISLDARLRAKGIPAVARKWIASFMSERYASIGFDDFRTEVALLVNAGLAQGSPLSPILFTFFNSDLVDQPVTFRGGASAFIDDYFRWRVGRSAEENLAKIQSEDIPRIEAWAQQTGSCFAAEKTELIHITRRRSEQLQGQVVINGKTVKPSPTAKLLGVIFDHELRWKEHVQQAIKRATKVTIALAGLRHLRPEQMRQIYQACVTPVVDYASTVWHDPLRDKTHLRHLNTVQRAPLVRILSAFRTVASATLEVEAHVLPTHLRLRRRAQYTIARLHTLPRIHPIWGALLRAQRRRNNIGNYARFPLAEALKTMDLQRLDELETIDPSPLPPWRAEPFAEIEVGSDRETAVERAETTRSTSDIVVYSDASGREGHLGAAVVALDSNLETVESQQIQVGPMDRWSVHVAELIGIFYAISTVFKVAHQPSESLERRRRTATILCDSRSALQATQNPTIKSGQRIIHAILQAATEVQTKGIALRLQWVPGHCDNPGNDAADQQAKDAARPGKTHPFRPLLSRESARLHGNILNQWEQEWRSSNKGGHLRKIDSTLPATHTRRLYGSLPRNRAYLLTQLRTGHSWLSTYAKAFRFRDDDRCVCGAQETVTHVLVDCPDLRDIRRELRREVGDALSSVSSLLGGSTVGKKGKPDTVSRAKTVKAVLDFAEASQRFWSRAPRGQPNNGNGS
- a CDS encoding uncharacterized protein (COG:S;~EggNog:ENOG410Q28R;~InterPro:IPR001878;~go_function: GO:0003676 - nucleic acid binding [Evidence IEA];~go_function: GO:0008270 - zinc ion binding [Evidence IEA]) is translated as MADPPAGPPEATPTNTQETTNFSVEDFQPRVTNIPTRVTRKRGRLNESYASEEGTGRITTREVWKLIDDLKDIIHHQTALIESTKAELQEVKHDQNVFHEQNQKLHEEVKALSAQLDTSPPAPSARSWAAVAASSGNANPQPSYQRPDKDQKCVRISTQRSFVDPEDNQANDGNAFGRYLPTDSANSYIRTALLSAPATQDAQVAGIGTTKTGYVIRFKNQTSAEAARNNTEWLNELGNNTKLVKPRFGVVVHRTPTEDFDLENANTEAITKIMEENDLAEQGFQIEELAWLKRKDKVLGKFASLGIWFDSAEGAEYILNNGLLVGQRQIGSVERREIKKKRCFRCQRFGHLAWSCKETPRCGHCAGQHLREHCPSGVRPRCLDCSGEHPTGDHQCLTPATFNPSQC